The following are encoded together in the Salvelinus fontinalis isolate EN_2023a chromosome 38, ASM2944872v1, whole genome shotgun sequence genome:
- the LOC129838113 gene encoding uncharacterized protein LOC129838113 codes for MDKQTFVTLLNGMEKASSFATTINPLFNTVTAVVKVTKGLVAKDLTQEQNAKEFDQIHATLERISKTNQQILKQIHLDEVNEKYGKYEEDIKHQYTALNTMVEQIQKDPEGREGYMKDFQDVYERDQCDLPLKTYYDSVIEEEKTFEQRGLLKVYIEHYKQNRDVMEKKCSQLANVFQMGLMTLMAYTVVTEEDEVEVREKWAPRMEKIQAKMIDALAQCEGN; via the coding sequence ATGGACAAGCAGACATTTGTCACATTACTAAATGGCATGGAGAAAGCCTCCTCCTTCGCCACCACCATCAACCCACTCTTCAACACAGTCACTGCAGTGGTGAAGGTGACAAAGGGCCTGGTCGCCAAAGACCTCACCCAAGAACAGAACGCCAAAGAATTCGATCAAATCCACGCCACGCTGGAAAGAATCTCCAAGACAAACCAGCAGATTCTGAAGCAGATTCACCTGGACGAGGTCAATGAGAAGTACGGCAAGTATGAAGAGGATATCAAGCACCAGTACACCGCCCTCAACACCATGGTGGAACAGATCCAAAAAGACcctgagggaagagagggatacATGAAAGATTTCCAGGACGTCTATGAGAGAGACCAGTGTGACCTTCCTCTAAAAACGTACTACGACAGTGTCATAGAAGAGGAGAAAACTTTTGAACAAAGAGGTTTGCTGAAAGTGTACATCGAGCACTACAAGCAAAACCGAGACGTCATGGAGAAAAAGTGTTCCCAACTGGCTAATGTCTTTCAAATGGGCCTGATGACACTAATGGCATATACGGTGGTCACAGAGGAAGATGAGGTTGAAGTCAGGGAGAAATGGGCCCCCAGGATGGAGAAGATTCAGGCCAAGATGATTGATGCGCTGGCCCAGTGTGAAGGGAACTGA